The Opitutus sp. DNA window CGGCTATGTCGGCAGCCTGGTCACCGAAAAAATCGGCGGCAGCCGGCACACCGCGGATTTTTTGGCCTGTCGCGAATCGTTTCCAGAAGCGCTCGAGGTGCCGCCGCTGCGGCTGTTGATGGATGGCGACCTCGCCCCGTGCAGGGCCGCGTATTTGCGGTGGTTCCGGAAATATCGCCCGGATGTGATCGTGAGCGGCGGCATCACCGAGTATCTGGCATGGCTGCACGAGGAGGGGCTGCGAATCCCGGAGGAAGTCGGCTATTTCCACCTCGGCCTGCGCAAGGATTTTCCGGTGATCCGGCATGCTGCCGGGATTCCGCAACCGGGCGGGGAACTGGGGCGCAGCGCAGTGGATGCGCTTGCCGTGATGCTCTACCACGGCGAAACCGGACTGCCTGCGCGGGCCGATATTCTGCAGAGTTTCGCCAACTCGTTCGTGGAGGGGCGGACGTTGCGTGCGCCCCAAAAGGAGATGATCCAGGCATGAAGGCGACCACCATTTCAGTGGCCCAAGAGGCCGGAGTCTCGATCATGACCGTGTCGCGGGTGATCCACAACCATCCCACGGTCGCGAAAGAAACCCGGGACCGGGTGCTGGAGGTTCTGCAAAAGCAGGGCTACCGGCGGAATCCGTTTCATGAGGCCTGGCACGTCAGCAGGCGCGGCGACCGGGTCGCCTCCCAGCCGTCTATCATCTTTCTCTGCGGCGAACCGGCAGAGCGCTTGAAGAGCCGGCCATGGATGGCCGCGATCTGGCAGGGAGTGCGGGAGCGGGCGGAGGCTTTGGGACTCATGGTGGATTACTTCCATGTGACATCGGGAAATCCAGGATGGAAACGCATCGGCGGCATCCTCGAAGCCCGAGGGGTGAACGGCGTGGTGCTCGGTCCCTTGTCGGCGCAATGCGCTCCCATCGAGATGCCCTTTGATAATCTGGCGGTTGCGGCTGCGGATTATTGCCAACCTCTCACCGGGTTTCACCGGGCGACCCAGAACCATTACGACGGGATGCAGCGCGTCTTCTCGCGGCTGCTTGCGGCGGGCTATGCGCGGCCGGGCATGGTCGGTTCGGTGGACCCCGACGCCCGCGCCCGCCAATGGATGGGCACCTTCCTTGAACGCCAGTTATGGTTGCCGGTGAAGGAGCAGGTTCCCGCATTGCGCTTGGGCGGCCCAGACGCGGAGCGGGAGTTCCGCCGCTGGTGCCGCGAATTCCGTCCGGACGTGGTGGTGACCGCGCTGGGCGAAGTCGTCCGTTGGCACGAGGCATTGCCGCAGACCCGCCCCACCCCACCGGACCTTTTCCTGCTCGATCTCGATGGCCCATTATCAACCGAGAGGCGCATTCCTTCCAGTCCCCCTGCCCCCCGCAGCCCGAATCTCACCGGTCTCATTTATCCCGGAGCCCTGATCGGCTCCGCAGCGGTGGATCTGATGGCGGCTCAGTTGCGGCACTACGAACATGGCCTGCCCGCGATGCCGCAAACCTTCCGCGTTGAGAGCCGCTTCCGGGAAGGCAAGAGCTGCCGCCTGGGGAAGGAATGAGGAGGGCCGGGCGGGCAGGGTTGCGACGACTAACATAAACGGCGTTTTGAGCTTTGGACTCCAACCTGATAGAGTTCCGTTTACGTGAACGACCCCACCCCCGCATCGCCCCGGCCCGCATCGCCTCCAAAAACCTACAGCGTAGGCACCCTCACTTATACCAAGATGGGGCTGGTGGCGTTGTTTGGATGGCTGCTCTGGGGAGACTTTTGTTTTCAGGTCATGGAGTCCCTCAACCCGGCGATCGTGCC harbors:
- a CDS encoding LacI family DNA-binding transcriptional regulator, encoding MKATTISVAQEAGVSIMTVSRVIHNHPTVAKETRDRVLEVLQKQGYRRNPFHEAWHVSRRGDRVASQPSIIFLCGEPAERLKSRPWMAAIWQGVRERAEALGLMVDYFHVTSGNPGWKRIGGILEARGVNGVVLGPLSAQCAPIEMPFDNLAVAAADYCQPLTGFHRATQNHYDGMQRVFSRLLAAGYARPGMVGSVDPDARARQWMGTFLERQLWLPVKEQVPALRLGGPDAEREFRRWCREFRPDVVVTALGEVVRWHEALPQTRPTPPDLFLLDLDGPLSTERRIPSSPPAPRSPNLTGLIYPGALIGSAAVDLMAAQLRHYEHGLPAMPQTFRVESRFREGKSCRLGKE